Proteins encoded by one window of Eremothecium cymbalariae DBVPG#7215 chromosome 1, complete sequence:
- the NIF3 gene encoding uncharacterized protein (similar to Ashbya gossypii AGR233W) yields MNSSKVLSRTQLKAVLQTIKKLYPPQYADSAWDNTGLLIDCSVESLNSTKPKIMLTVDLTSSVAQEAIDKGCNVILTYHPFIFPHWKKLDPWDNSQHQSAIKLIQNSISVYSPHTAVDAANIGVNNWLAYSLVAEHSIIESITAIERVSPVQGEQEHEVGYGRLVKLKQPLPLATIIQQVKKSLNIPHLQVATKNTLDSHMIQSVALCAGSGSSVFKHLKEPVDLYYTGELSHHEILRYREDGKAVILCNHSNTERAYLKDTMYHLLTTHSIECEISDTDVDPLYIV; encoded by the coding sequence ATGAATTCATCTAAAGTACTCTCAAGAACTCAGTTAAAAGCTGTTTTGCAAACTATTAAAAAGTTATACCCTCCACAGTATGCGGACTCAGCGTGGGACAATACTGGATTACTTATTGACTGTTCCGTCGAATCATTGAATTCAACGAAACCAAAGATAATGCTGACTGTTGACTTAACCAGTTCTGTCGCACAGGAAGCCATTGACAAAGGTTGCAACGTAATATTAACATACCACCCATTTATCTTCCCTCATTGGAAGAAGTTAGATCCATGGGACAACTCTCAACACCAATCCGCAATCAAACTAATCCAAAATAGTATCAGTGTCTATTCCCCTCATACTGCAGTAGATGCTGCGAACATTGGTGTCAATAACTGGCTTGCTTATTCTTTGGTGGCGGAACATAGCATAATCGAATCCATCACTGCCATCGAGAGAGTTTCACCAGTACAAGGAGAACAAGAGCATGAAGTAGGGTACGGTCGTTTGgtgaaattaaaacagcCTCTACCATTAGCTACTATTATTCAAcaagttaaaaaatcaCTGAATATACCACACTTGCAAGTGGCTACAAAGAACACCCTGGATAGCCACATGATCCAGTCCGTTGCACTTTGTGCGGGAAGCGGTTCCAGTGTGTTTAAACACCTTAAAGAACCTGTGGATCTATATTACACTGGTGAATTGTCGCACCATGAGATCTTACGATACCGTGAGGATGGAAAGGCTGTAATCCTCTGCAATCATTCTAATACCGAACGCGCATACCTCAAGGATACTATGTATCACCTCCTCACAACACACTCCATCGAATGCGAAATCAGTGACACAGATGTTGATCCGCTTTACATAGTTTAA
- the BOL2 gene encoding Bol2p (similar to Ashbya gossypii AGR232C) encodes MVSEQDLSNKLAEEIPELYQTIVTDASAGCGQSYDVVVVSDVFKGKSKLQRCRMVNKLLAAEIAQLHAFGLKCYTVQEFSEFTL; translated from the coding sequence ATGGTTAGTGAGCAAGATCTATCTAATAAACTAGCAGAAGAAATTCCTGAACTTTACCAAACTATTGTGACAGATGCATCAGCCGGTTGTGGACAGTCGTATGATGTAGTTGTCGTTAGTGACGTATTTAAAGGTAAGTCCAAGCTTCAGCGCTGTCGAATGGTGAACAAATTACTGGCCGCAGAGATTGCACAGCTGCATGCATTTGGTTTAAAGTGCTATACCGTACAGGAATTTTCGGAATTCACGCTGTAG
- the MDM34 gene encoding ERMES complex subunit MDM34 (similar to Ashbya gossypii AER442W) — MSFIFNKETFEDNSFNEVMQEKLMRALNPDMGDAAGFGGGSAGAVGAGGMEGDGGEGGGRGRGAGRDGGGVRGQGGGNGQNVKSGFSKVDILKSGITVKNVEFPTIPRLEILDLDVSTQSKSLIKGICKVSCRDAMVQITTEIEANLLLLHANSSPKFIMPKLISNDSFTVPITMTFDRIHLEAITNIFVKSTGVGISFNDVNLDFRLQCSIKLLQTSIEKRLKASMEEVFKDVLPSVIFNMSQRWFTHGELQAPTSNKLEVISQSVPQPKTILDDSDLTDLSPANMLRLSTLVSSRQTLCLNPTAINTISTIPGCLERQNLHRFNLRIPSLNNYYKEATGTRLEENVANQELWGRSANTPISAQSSFKIENTLPREVLDSNSYDLRVIAAIQTKIYERTGEDTPLRRRKIRVGRKRPPKSGSKAPNSPETSSSIGSATPLSPLSPSTSHDTITNTKRTSEPTAGAGAAMADTNILNPTKNIDDIIEGKTAQPVSAVSSSCMSGSTVTDSAEANLSSLSNILPQYPQISTTNLPLGKIYSQLNLLDDPYFHLHRRDLQELRTFLSSPIRGSRYYVVPQVLADSKDPPALLSDNGKRFSFVGIMNNQSWKWGNDPPPPYREVLSTNIN; from the coding sequence ATGTcatttatatttaataaagaaacGTTTGAGGATAATTCATTCAATGAGGTGATGCAAGAGAAGTTGATGAGGGCTTTAAACCCTGATATGGGGGATGCAGCGGGATTTGGTGGGGGCAGTGCGGGGGCGGTAGGAGCGGGGGGTATGGAAGGGGACGGAGGAGAAGGGGGAGGGCGGGGCAGAGGGGCCGGGAGAGATGGTGGTGGAGTACGAGGACAGGGAGGAGGTAATGGGCAGAACGTGAAGAGTGGGTTCAGTAAGGTTGATATTCTGAAGTCCGGGATTACGGTGAAGAATGTTGAATTTCCCACGATACCTCGGCTTGAGATCTTGGATTTGGATGTGTCGACGCAATCGAAGTCGCTTATTAAAGGTATCTGCAAAGTGAGTTGCAGGGATGCGATGGTGCAGATAACAACGGAGATAGAGGCtaatttgttgttgctgcatGCAAACAGTTCTCCGAAGTTTATCATGCCGAAGCTTATATCGAATGATTCATTTACGGTTCCGATTACGATGACGTTTGATCGGATACACTTGGAGGCAATCACAAACATATTTGTGAAGAGCACCGGGGTTGGTATTTCGTTCAACGATGTAAACTTGGATTTCAGGCTCCAGTGTTCGATCAAGCTGTTGCAGACGAGTATTGAGAAGCGGTTGAAGGCTTCGATGGAGGAAGTTTTCAAGGACGTTTTGCCCAGTGTGATATTTAATATGTCGCAACGGTGGTTTACTCATGGGGAGCTGCAGGCTCCCACTTCGAACAAGTTGGAAGTTATTTCTCAGTCAGTACCGCAGCCTAAAACGATATTGGATGATTCTGATTTGACAGACTTGTCACCGGCAAATATGTTACGGTTATCGACTCTAGTGTCTTCCAGGCAGACTTTGTGTTTGAATCCAACGGCGATAAATACGATTTCCACAATACCTGGATGTCTCGAGAGACAGAATTTGCATAGGTTCAATCTGCGTATCCCATCGCTAAATAACTATTATAAGGAAGCCACGGGCACGCGCTTGGAAGAGAACGTTGCAAACCAGGAGTTATGGGGCAGGTCTGCTAATACTCCGATTTCCGCCCAGTCATCgtttaaaattgaaaatactTTGCCGCGCGAGGTATTGGATTCGAACTCGTATGATTTGAGAGTTATCGCTGCTATACAGACCAAAATATACGAAAGAACCGGCGAGGATACTCCAttaagaagaagaaagatcCGAGTAGGGAGAAAGAGACCACCCAAAAGCGGATCCAAGGCACCAAACTCACCAGAAACTAGCAGCAGCATTGGGTCAGCTACACCTCTTTCTCCTCTATCTCCATCGACGTCACATGATACAATAACAAACACAAAAAGAACATCAGAACCAACAGCAGGTGCAGGCGCAGCCATGGCAGACACAAATATTCTTAACCCTACCAAGAATATTGACGATATAATTGAAGGTAAAACAGCGCAGCCAGTATCTGCAGTTAGTTCATCATGTATGTCCGGCAGTACAGTCACCGATTCCGCGGAAGCTAACCTATCTTCACTATCTAACATACTACCACAATACCCACAAATATCTACTACAAACTTACCACTaggaaaaatatattcGCAGTTGAATCTCCTGGATGATCCTTACTTCCACTTACATCGGCGTGATCTACAAGAATTAAGAACGTTCTTGTCGTCTCCAATTCGTGGCAGCAGATACTACGTAGTTCCCCAAGTCCTGGCAGACTCCAAGGACCCCCCTGCATTGCTATCCGATAACGGGAAACGCTTTAGCTTTGTTGGCATAATGAACAACCAAAGTTGGAAATGGGGCAATGACCCTCCTCCTCCATATCGTGAAGTGCTTTCAACGAACATCAACTAA
- the KIP3 gene encoding tubulin-dependent ATPase KIP3 (similar to Ashbya gossypii AER441C), with product MSGLSESESQKSSILVAVRVRPFTEGEELHLIESPGNVGNGSFCFGDSNLKLPGVQVSTYTPFRTLRGSERFRPQGIRKIVDCVDDKMLIFDPAETNPLNKISETVLNTMLVGSRGEIRRRMRRNGEQKFMFDKLFDVEATQQDVFLGTTRPLLDSIIDGFNGTVFAYGATGCGKTFTISGTPENPGIIFLTMQELFQRIENLKDTKTFQLTVSYLEIYNEMIRDLLEPDTPSQKLIIREDTDNTTTVANLSYHTPRSVQDVMDLVIKGNINRTTSPTDANETSSRSHAVLQIHVVQSSRSVDLKEDKTYATLSIIDLAGSERASATKNRGERLHEGSNINKSLLALGNCINALCMTGRRTYCHVPYRDSKLTRLLKFSLGGNCKTVMIVCVSPSSAHYDETLNTLKYANRAKDIKTKVIRNQHSLDRHVGSYLKMITSQKQEIDELRNREAKMIDLRLQQYKLSRNKLQMAMWEAVNQLKSNYQVLERFQRAKTIKSLMLCKRHFLQLVQSEVSHLLQLMDSSDIEHPLILFCRTVSEQLKTKIRELEDSFDTDDDFMISLEHSKEVDVARFQTMESWEETSDLLWYEQQLDQLSESMRNEIMVNASMMIDRMLQDTKLTSRHKFVCESLFKLLCTRDDNDNTIPPSGQQAILDEVRDSIIDLVQIDEEFEKFANQMGPVSTDDVNKRKQSSELHRQPVKMRSPASSILSTIRDCTDSASSPCPIHRADRRASIHLRKLRFMGENPDISLLVNEDPALSAPRTISATTASQPAVTAAVDVDDSMTISNARNDLARVNINEDDLSMAESEEIPIHRDINKPKLSLTSTTLRTK from the coding sequence ATGTCAGGATTGTCTGAGAGTGAGAGTCAGAAGTCGTCAATTCTGGTTGCGGTTAGGGTGAGGCCATTCACAGAAGGTGAGGAATTACATCTGATTGAGTCTCCTGGGAATGTGGGTAATGGGTCTTTTTGCTTTGGAGACTCTAATTTGAAGCTTCCGGGGGTTCAGGTGAGTACATACACGCCATTTAGGACTTTGAGGGGTTCAGAACGGTTTAGGCCACAAGGGATACGGAAGATCGTTGACTGTGTTGATGACAAGATGTTGATCTTTGATCCGGCGGAGACGAATCCGTTGAACAAGATCAGTGAGACGGTGTTGAACACGATGCTGGTTGGGTCGCGGGGGGAGATCCGGCGGCGGATGAGAAGGAATGGGGAGCAGAAGTTTATGTTTGACAAGTTGTTTGATGTGGAGGCGACCCAGCAGGATGTTTTTCTGGGGACGACGAGACCGTTGCTTGATTCTATAATAGATGGGTTTAACGGGACTGTGTTTGCGTACGGTGCTACTGGGTGTGGGAAGACATTTACTATAAGTGGGACGCCTGAGAATCCAGGGATCATCTTTTTGACGATGCAGGAATTGTTTCAACGAATCgaaaatttgaaggataCCAAGACATTCCAGTTGACTGTTTCATATTTAGAAATCTACAATGAGATGATTAGAGACTTGTTAGAACCGGATACCCCTTCCCAAAAACTTATTATTAGAGAGGATACTGATAATACCACGACAGTTGCTAATTTGTCTTATCATACCCCAAGGTCTGTGCAGGATGTTATGGATTTGGTTATCAAAGGTAATATTAACAGGACCACGTCGCCTACCGATGCAAATGAGACATCCTCCCGGTCTCATGCTGTGTTGCAGATCCATGTAGTTCAGAGTAGTCGTAGTGTTGACTTGAAGGAGGATAAGACATATGCTACACTATCAATCATTGATTTAGCAGGAAGTGAACGAGCTTCAGCCACAAAGAATCGTGGAGAAAGATTACACGAGGGTTCCAATATCAACAAATCACTTCTTGCGCTTGGAAACTGCATCAATGCTTTATGTATGACAGGCAGAAGGACTTATTGTCATGTACCATATCGTGATTCAAAATTGACCAGGTTACTAAAGTTCTCCTTGGGGGGTAACTGTAAGACTGTTATGATAGTTTGTGTGTCGCCTAGTAGTGCCCATTATGATGAAACTTTAAACACATTAAAATACGCCAATCGAGCAAAAGATATCAAGACCAAGGTTATTAGAAACCAACATTCTCTGGATCGCCATGTTGGTTCCTACTTAAAAATGATCACTTCTCAGAAGCAAGAGATTGACGAATTGCGTAACCGTGAGGCAAAGATGATTGACCTACGTTTGCAGCAATACAAGCTATCCAGAAACAAATTACAGATGGCAATGTGGGAAGCTGTCAATCAATTGAAGAGCAACTACCAAGTGCTAGAAAGATTTCAGCGTGCCAAGACCATCAAATCATTAATGTTATGCAAGAGACACTTTTTACAGTTGGTACAATCCGAAGTTTCACATCTGCTACAATTGATGGACTCTAGTGATATAGAACATCCACTCATATTATTTTGCAGAACAGTGAGCGAACAATTGAAGACCAAAATCCGTGAATTGGAAGATTCATTCGATACAGATGATGACTTTATGATATCGTTGGAACATAGTAAGGAGGTTGATGTGGCCCGATTCCAAACAATGGAATCATGGGAAGAAACATCTGATCTGCTATGGTACGAACAGCAATTGGACCAACTTTCAGAATCAATGAGAAACGAGATCATGGTGAACGCATCCATGATGATAGACAGGATGTTACAAGACACTAAACTAACATCCAGACACAAATTTGTTTGCGAATCATTGTTTAAACTTCTTTGCACGCGCGACGACAACGACAACACAATACCTCCATCAGGCCAGCAAGCCATCTTAGATGAAGTCCGTGACAGCATCATAGACTTGGTGCaaattgatgaagagtttgaaaaatttgcTAATCAAATGGGTCCAGTTAGCACCGACGATGTCAATAAAAGAAAGCAGTCCTCAGAACTTCACCGCCAGCCAGTAAAGATGAGAAGCCCTGCCTCTTCAATCCTATCCACAATCCGTGACTGCACCGATAGCGCCAGCTCCCCATGTCCCATCCATAGGGCCGACAGAAGAGCATCCATTCATCTTCGTAAGCTACGCTTCATGGGCGAAAATCCCGATATATCCCTACTCGTTAATGAAGACCCTGCACTATCTGCTCCACGCACCATCTCTGCAACCACCGCTTCACAACCTGCAGTCACTGCAGCAGTCGACGTCGACGACTCCATGACCATCAGCAACGCCCGCAACGACCTAGCAAGAGTCAACATTAACGAAGATGACTTGTCAATGGCTGAATCTGAGGAAATCCCCATACATAGAGATATCAACAAGCCCAAGTTATCCTTGACATCAACCACTCTTAGAACTAAATAA
- the CLG1 gene encoding Clg1p (similar to Ashbya gossypii AER440C), whose amino-acid sequence MASFMYYPNYAGAAVAAAVQQQLLHQQHHQHQHQQQKQPVAGVTASTGVHHGLPPMLPYGYFHQPPQVLTSTHDLQPPISHYSQPASFMVPSANLQYIAPPPGIAPPMQAMAPVARHVQQCSQNRVQSHPQQPQKQYVNGGVSEVLDYDLEVMTSFVVQNSYLVFGNEELNPEILEIFSKGVLSVLNATRLPSTTIYFALDYLSKYLGKLPHGVESIGGDSVNVIYQNLMVAFVLANKFNDDKTFTNKSWSQATGMKCSVINTYEREWLAVFEWRLFEDGFENYEAYREAYYTFEMERKCPHQNQPLIMNNHLAVPSGLSTLVPPPAHPANCQTGNYYGSPFSQRGYHTPLHAKTAAYSSPFSDIRSESYSSYYQPCFTSPISNASPVSKSHNFGYYNSQHHSQTGSGSVVPNSFWNIPFDRVNDKYQPSSQPNKNLYCYSTAY is encoded by the coding sequence ATGGCTAGTTTTATGTACTATCCAAATTACGCTGGTGCCGCTGTCGCAGCTGCTGTACAACAGCAGCTGCTGCATCAACAACaccatcaacatcaacatcaacagcaaaAGCAGCCGGTTGCTGGTGTTACTGCGTCTACTGGTGTTCACCATGGGTTGCCTCCGATGCTTCCATATGGTTATTTTCACCAGCCACCTCAAGTTCTCACTTCTACACATGATCTTCAACCACCTATTTCGCACTATAGTCAGCCGGCATCGTTTATGGTACCTTCTGCTAACTTGCAGTACATAGCGCCGCCTCCGGGAATTGCTCCGCCTATGCAGGCTATGGCGCCTGTTGCCCGCCATGTGCAACAATGTTCTCAGAATCGGGTGCAATCGCATCCTCAGCAACCACAAAAACAGTATGTTAATGGAGGCGTGAGTGAGGTGTTGGATTACGACCTGGAAGTTATGACCAgttttgttgttcaaaACTCTTATCTGGTTTTTGGTAACGAAGAACTAAATCCtgaaattttagaaattttCAGCAAAGGTGTGCTATCGGTATTGAATGCGACCAGGTTACCATCAACCACCATTTATTTCGCATTGGACTACTTGTCTAAGTATTTGGGGAAATTGCCACATGGTGTCGAATCCATAGGTGGTGATTCTGTCAATGTGATCTATCAGAATTTGATGGTAGCATTCGTCTTGGCCAATAAGTTCAATGACGATAAAACTTTCACAAACAAATCTTGGTCACAAGCTACTGGTATGAAATGCAGTGTCATAAACACCTACGAAAGGGAATGGTTAGCTGTTTTTGAATGGCGATTGTTTGAAGatggttttgaaaattacGAAGCCTACAGGGAAGCCTATTATACTTTTGAGATGGAAAGGAAGTGTCCACATCAGAATCAGCCGCTCATTATGAACAACCACTTGGCTGTTCCTTCTGGATTGAGCACTCTTGTACCACCCCCAGCCCATCCTGCAAACTGTCAAACTGGCAATTATTATGGTTCCCCCTTTTCGCAACGGGGATATCATACCCCTCTTCATGCGAAGACTGCTGCATACTCATCTCCATTTTCAGATATCAGGAGTGAGTCATATAGCTCGTATTACCAGCCCTGTTTTACATCTCCGATCTCTAACGCTAGTCCAGTGTCAAAGAGTCACAATTTCGGTTACTATAACTCTCAACATCATTCACAAACTGGTTCAGGTTCTGTTGTTCCGAATTCCTTTTGGAATATACCTTTCGACAGAGTCAACGACAAGTATCAACCATCTTCTcaaccaaacaaaaatttaTATTGCTACTCTACCGCTTACtaa
- the SKI8 gene encoding SKI complex subunit WD repeat protein SKI8 (similar to Ashbya gossypii AER439W 1-intron), translated as MSKLFIPTVNCGKAHDADIFGLSVITPFTATCSGDGTIKLWKNKLLDGEVPKDNVVTQFVNKTGVHHIDVFYSTERTGVVVCIIACAAFDGSLSFYSVDLLTWTLKRLDLLTTEEKKRSFWCVKWHKSSDHSLTHKFVATEVNGNTRVWRFHPFKQELEEVKVTTLKKGKDSNAIPQESAQPDEEKKLEWYPHFTVHGDIYPPNAKFATCVDVSSHNLIATGFSDGSVVISQLSTMRPIYNFEGFGLQGTRENSSTVRSLKFSPLGGLLAVANDSGSYGCVTLYETEYGELVGNLSVPSHSNQQSIVPVAHSGWLFDMSFNSTGEFLATCGYDAKIRIWDVKLREHVSTLHVSSGDIEDEKEMLLKDEHGTSLANPAVLGVSFVGKGVRGGMGSDKNEGLCSICLDRSVRWYREAGGV; from the exons ATG TCTAAGCTATTCATTCCAACTGTAAACTGTGGCAAGGCACATGATGCAGATATATTTGGTCTATCTGTTATAACACCATTTACAGCTACATGTTCTGGTGATGGGACTATAAAGCTGTGGAAAAACAAGTTGCTAGACGGTGAGGTACCTAAAGATAATGTGGTTACTCAATTTGTTAACAAGACGGGTGTTCATCATATAGACGTGTTTTATTCTACTGAAAGAACTGGGGTTGTGGTTTGTATTATTGCCTGTGCAGCGTTTGATGGATCTTTATCATTTTATTCTGTTGATTTATTGACGTGGACTTTAAAAAGGTTGGATTTGCTTACAACtgaggaaaagaagaggagTTTTTGGTGCGTTAAGTGGCATAAAAGTAGCGATCATTCTTTGACCCATAAATTTGTTGCTACAGAGGTTAACGGTAATACAAGGGTATGGAGATTCCATCCATTTAAACAGGAATTGGAAGAGGTTAAAGTGACTACATTGAAGAAGGGTAAAGATAGTAATGCAATACCTCAGGAATCAGCTCAACCAGATGAGGAAAAGAAACTAGAATGGTATCCTCATTTTACTGTTCACGGCGATATTTATCCGCCCAACGCTAAATTTGCAACTTGTGTAGATGTGTCTTCGCACAATTTAATAGCGACTGGATTTTCTGATGGTAGTGTTGTAATATCTCAGTTGTCTACAATGAGACCAATCTACAATTTCGAAGGGTTTGGATTACAAGGTACAAGGGAAAATAGCAGCACGGTTCGGTCACTAAAATTCAGTCCTTTGGGTGGGCTGCTCGCTGTTGCAAACGATTCAGGTTCATATGGCTGTGTTACATTATATGAAACAGAATATGGCGAGTTAGTGGGTAATTTATCAGTACCCTCTCATAGCAACCAGCAGTCTATTGTACCTGTCGCACATAGTGGATGGTTGTTTGACATGAGCTTTAATTCTACTGGAGAGTTTCTTGCTACCTGTGGGTACGATGCTAAGATCCGTATATGGGATGTAAAACTACGGGAGCATGTCTCCACTTTACATGTATCGTCTGGGGACATAGAAGATGAGAAAGAAATGCTTTTAAAAGACGAACACGGTACTTCTCTGGCGAATCCTGCAGTCTTGGGCGTCAGTTTTGTTGGCAAGGGTGTTCGTGGTGGTATGGGAAGTGACAAGAATGAAGGATTATGTTCTATTTGCTTGGATAGAAGTGTGAGATGGTACCGAGAAGCTGGAGGTGTGTAG
- the VAM7 gene encoding Vam7p (similar to Ashbya gossypii AER438C): MVISSQVNVVVGDAKVVDNSYVVYTTKVRVLGSSGSVAEYKSQRRFSEFLQLKQDLEREFQTEIPYEFPSREFSVWKFRSSSCDPDVIKARKEKLGIFLGDLLNDSFDVRWKRSAYLCKFLNMPNNWYNASRNHMSGAGDREEDCVVQLQDVSKWLESLRDSKSQFEEAKRNGNNITMMRIRLKLQQLEDALKIIEEKHLLGEGEVHRRWTILNALKSDLNKQSDKPQSRFSSYEDLDISHTGLKEPLVSNTREPHKPISGRRKLGETGDTVGLTNQQLLLLHKDTMKQQDQELEQLRNIVVRQKNLSLNMNQELAAQNEMLDMFVEDVNATSNKLRMANLSAKRFNDKR, encoded by the coding sequence ATGGTGATAAGTTCTCAGGTTAACGTTGTAGTGGGTGATGCTAAAGTAGTTGATAATTCATACGTAGTCTATACTACAAAGGTCAGGGTTTTAGGGTCATCAGGATCTGTCGCTGAATATAAAAGTCAAAGAAGGTTTAGTGAATTTTTACAATTGAAACAAGACTTGGAAAGGGAGTTCCAGACTGAGATACCATATGAATTCCCATCCAGGGAATTTAGTGTATGGAAATTTAGGTCTAGCTCCTGCGATCCCGATGTAATAAAAGCAAGAAAGGAAAAGCTTGGTATATTCCTGGGTGATTTGCTAAATGACTCGTTTGATGTGCGTTGGAAGAGGTCTGCATATTTATGTAAGTTTCTAAATATGCCAAATAACTGGTATAACGCTTCTCGGAACCATATGTCTGGTGCGGGTGATCGTGAAGAGGATTGTGTTGTGCAACTTCAAGATGTGTCCAAGTGGCTAGAATCGTTAAGGGATTCGAAGTCGCAGTTTGAGGAAGCCAAGCGGAACGGTAATAATATAACCATGATGCGTATACGATTAAAATTGCAGCAACTGGAAGatgcattaaaaataattgaagAGAAGCATCTGTTGGGGGAGGGAGAAGTTCATAGAAGATGGACCATCCTTAATGCGTTAAAGTCGGATTTGAATAAACAATCGGATAAACCACAGTCACGTTTTAGCAGTTATGAAGACTTGGACATTTCTCACACCGGACTGAAGGAGCCGCTTGTAAGTAATACAAGAGAGCCACATAAGCCTATATCAGGCAGGCGGAAGTTAGGGGAGACTGGCGACACAGTGGGTTTAACAAACCAACAGCTGCTTTTGCTGCATAAGGATACAATGAAACAACAAGACCAAGAGCTTGAGCAACTAAGGAATATTGTAGTAAGACAGAAaaatctttctttgaatatgaACCAGGAACTAGCTGCCCAAAATGAAATGCTAGATATGTTTGTCGAAGATGTCAATGCCACATCAAATAAACTACGTATGGCAAATTTAAGCGCTAAAAGATTCAACGACAAAAGATGA
- the NCS6 gene encoding Ncs6p (similar to Ashbya gossypii AER437C) has product MFTPPLDPKKNIKPKVAQLCEICHSRKALMKRPKNLQKICKLCFFCVFETEIHNTIVTNKLFQKGERIAVGASGGKDSTVLAYVLKLLNERHNYGVEIVLLSIDEGIVGYRDDSLATVKRNQVQYDLPLEIVSYRDLYNWTMDEIVACAGIRNSCTYCGVFRRQALDRGAGLLGINHVVTGHNADDMAETVLMNILRGDVARLDKSTAIITQSSGSPIKRSKPFKYSYQKEIVLYAHYKKLDYFSTECSYAPEAFRGTARELMKNLEAVRPSCIIDIIHSGESFRLKPKRVKKAPPADHIEVRSDGSVSLQRGNSFVDGNRCERCGYLSSNRICKACMLLEGLERSRAKVMIDRDVSTDGAAKLGRTLEKLTF; this is encoded by the coding sequence ATGTTTACTCCTCCTCTGGATCCtaagaagaatataaagCCAAAGGTGGCGCAACTTTGCGAAATATGTCATTCTCGAAAGGCGTTGATGAAGAGGCCGAAAAACCTGCAAAAGATCTGTAAATTATGCTTCTTTTGTGTGTTTGAGACTGAAATTCACAATACCATTGTGACCAATAAGCTATTTCAAAAGGGTGAGAGGATTGCGGTTGGTGCTTCAGGTGGTAAGGATTCTACTGTGCTGGCATATGTGTTAAAATTGCTGAATGAGCGACATAACTATGGAGTTGAAATTGTACTATTAAGTATAGATGAAGGTATTGTTGGGTATAGAGATGATTCGCTTGCTACTGTGAAGAGGAACCAGGTGCAATACGACCTACCGCTGGAGATTGTTTCGTACAGGGATCTTTATAACTGGACCATGGATGAGATCGTTGCATGTGCTGGGATTAGAAATAGTTGCACATACTGCGGTGTTTTCAGAAGACAAGCTTTAGATCGCGGGGCGGGATTATTGGGGATTAATCATGTTGTAACGGGCCATAATGCTGACGATATGGCTGAGACAGTGCTTATGAACATTCTCCGTGGAGATGTTGCACGTCTAGATAAGTCTACGGCCATCATAACACAAAGCAGCGGCTCGCCGATCAAAAGATCGAAGccatttaaatattcatatCAAAAGGAAATAGTGCTTTACGCACATTACAAAAAACTTGATTACTTCTCCACCGAGTGTAGTTATGCTCCAGAGGCCTTTAGAGGTACAGCTCGAgagttgatgaagaacCTGGAAGCGGTCAGACCCAGTTGTATAATTGACATTATCCATAGCGGAGAAAGTTTTCGCCTCAAACCTAAAAGGGTTAAAAAGGCCCCTCCAGCTGATCATATAGAGGTCAGGTCGGATGGTTCGGTCTCACTTCAACGGGGAAATAGCTTTGTGGATGGGAACAGATGTGAAAGATGCGGTTATTTATCTAGCAACCGCATCTGTAAGGCATGCATGCTCCTAGAAGGGCTTGAAAGAAGTAGAGCAAAAGTCATGATAGACAGAGATGTTTCCACAGACGGTGCTGCGAAACTGGGGCGAACTTTAGAAAAGTTAACTTTTTAA